The following coding sequences are from one Diospyros lotus cultivar Yz01 chromosome 7, ASM1463336v1, whole genome shotgun sequence window:
- the LOC127805684 gene encoding putative UPF0481 protein At3g02645 — protein sequence MAKAPDQSNNSSGHRENAFILRIKEIVREGEGLVNDAKIPVSIFRVPKYLSAMKPVAYEPQLMGLGPFHHCRPEFVGMERYKLAVISKPSKLFGHLGEFEQLVKKLSDRQIKHRARLSYYNYSDDIDNETLVWIMAIDGMFLLEFLSNYVPVNGINPNATLTAHLVDYSGNKLAHHSIITGIMMLENQIPMSVLKDILLIRCLSDDDDDEQLNQKWATGLIKFCKIVAPLKLPKNPLSPYNLVFHSHHLLDLLYHLALPSLNPSNNQEPANIESASDSSSDHEGTTGGCQRPRPPNVGKNVQFFIRLWEAIVNLNIGWVRNVTKPMKAMAGVPCNVLVEIAPKNLKSSIPGLETSGDEEDNRPLVDEILIPSVSELIDAGVEFEPADDISSIRFDKETRTFYLPVLKLDVNSEVIIRNMIAYEAATVLDSLVFARFSEMINGIIDTAQDAIRLREKGIVLNSLKSDQDVADLFNGPCKHIRLSHSDSIDKAIKEVNHYYNNTRRVGVYNFMRKHVYESWRFLSVVAAVLLFSLTAIESVCSVYGCFRAAKS from the coding sequence ATGGCCAAAGCTCCAGATCAGTCCAATAATTCAAGCGGCCATAGAGAGAACGCCTTCATTCTCCGAATCAAAGAAATCGTAAGGGAAGGGGAAGGGCTAGTTAATGATGCAAAGATCCCTGTCTCCATCTTTCGCGTTCCAAAATATCTGAGTGCCATGAAGCCGGTGGCCTATGAGCCTCAGCTCATGGGTCTAGGGCCGTTTCACCATTGCCGCCCCGAGTTCGTCGGCATGGAGAGGTACAAGCTTGCCGTCATATCTAAGCCTTCGAAGCTGTTCGGTCACCTTGGTGAATTCGAACAACTTGTGAAGAAGCTTAGCGATCGCCAAATTAAGCATCGAGCCCGGTTATCCTACTACAACTACTCGGACGATATCGACAACGAGACTCTGGTCTGGATCATGGCCATCGATGGTATGTTCTTGCTCGAGTTCCTCAGTAACTATGTTCCCGTAAATGGTATCAACCCGAATGCAACTCTGACGGCTCATCTAGTCGACTACTCGGGGAACAAACTGGCCCACCACTCGATCATTACAGGCATAATGATGCTCGAAAACCAAATCCCCATGTCTGTTCTCAAGGACATCTTGTTAATCCGGTGCTTgtctgatgatgatgatgatgaacaaCTTAACCAGAAATGGGCTACTGGCCTCATCAAATTCTGTAAAATAGTTGCTCCATTGAAACTGCCCAAGAATCCTCTCTCCCCGTACAACCTAGTTTTCCATTCTCATCATCTGCTCGACCTTTTGTACCATCTGGCCTTGCCCTCATTGAATCCTTCCAACAATCAAGAACCCGCAAATATCGAAAGTGCCTCGGATAGTTCAAGTGATCATGAGGGGACCACTGGAGGCTGCCAAAGACCACGCCCTCCGAATGTAGGGAAAAATGTTCAATTCTTTATCCGACTCTGGGAAGCCATAGTCAATCTCAACATTGGCTGGGTGCGTAACGTAACAAAACCTATGAAGGCTATGGCTGGAGTCCCTTGCAATGTTCTGGTTGAAATTGCACCAAAAAACCTAAAAAGCTCTATCCCAGGTCTGGAGACTTCGGGGGATGAGGAAGACAATAGGCCCTTAGTAGATGAAATATTGATTCCCTCTGTATCAGAACTTATTGATGCTGGAGTTGAATTCGAGCCAGCTGATGATATATCCAGCATCCGGTTTGACAAGGAAACCAGAACATTCTACCTCCCTGTCCTTAAGCTGGACGTGAATTCCGAGGTTATAATCAGGAACATGATAGCCTACGAGGCCGCCACTGTCTTGGACTCTCTTGTTTTCGCTCGATTCAGTGAGATGATCAATGGGATTATAGATACAGCCCAGGATGCAATTCGGTTGAGGGAGAAAGGGATCGTCTTGAACAGCTTGAAGAGTGATCAAGATGTTGCCGATCTCTTCAATGGGCCTTGCAAGCACATTCGGCTCTCGCATTCTGATAGCATTGATAAAGCCATTAAAGAAGTGAACCACTACTACAATAACACAAGGAGGGTTGGAGTATACAATTTCATGAGGAAGCATGTCTACGAATCTTGGCGGTTTCTCTCAGTTGTCGCTGCTGTCTTGCTCTTTTCCCTGACGGCCATAGAATCAGTGTGCTCGGTTTATGGATGCTTTCGGGCTGCAAAGTCTTAA